The Candidatus Neomarinimicrobiota bacterium genome includes a window with the following:
- a CDS encoding DUF721 domain-containing protein — protein MKGMSKLAESLEKMIDQYDLKGPLDQSKTLELWDEVVGEKLASKTHPEKIEHGKLIVKVDSPTWRNELQFHKEQIKKDLNTRIGKKIVKQIVFV, from the coding sequence ATGAAAGGGATGAGTAAACTGGCGGAGAGCCTCGAAAAGATGATAGACCAGTATGACCTGAAGGGGCCGCTGGATCAGAGTAAAACGCTGGAACTCTGGGATGAGGTGGTTGGCGAAAAACTGGCATCCAAAACACATCCGGAAAAAATAGAACACGGCAAATTGATTGTGAAGGTGGACTCACCCACCTGGCGGAACGAGTTGCAGTTTCACAAGGAGCAGATTAAGAAGGATCTTAACACCCGGATTGGGAAAAAAATTGTTAAACAGATTGTATTCGTATAG
- the recF gene encoding DNA replication and repair protein RecF (All proteins in this family for which functions are known are DNA-binding proteins that assist the filamentation of RecA onto DNA for the initiation of recombination or recombinational repair.): MTQFRNYDRQTAEFSPAMNILYGPNGSGKTTVLEAIHCLAVAKSFKTHYDRHLVQHNTDFYQLEGEFSNDNKTDLIQLNYMPNKGKKLFINKAEQDKLSIVVGRYPVVTLTPEDGEITTGPPAVRRKYINKMMSQASSDHMENLIQLGKVLDQRNAILQDAADSNAGKVDETLISVYDDQLITEAAKIEKARQEFFENFRALFQTVYESLNGLERSVQIRFSPSVAYENDDQFDSEFREALDRRRNQELAFRRTMVGPQSDVIDLYMDGNSLREYGSQGEHKIILIGLKLAEGRYIANAKNQSPIYLFDDLFAELDIQRSQRILSALDDRGQMLITSTDLSDVRQHGIDISGEGIKVFDMEEFKSQGAAA, encoded by the coding sequence ATGACGCAATTCCGGAACTATGATAGGCAGACCGCTGAATTCAGCCCGGCGATGAATATTCTCTATGGGCCGAATGGGAGCGGTAAAACTACCGTGCTGGAGGCGATTCATTGTCTGGCCGTGGCAAAAAGTTTTAAAACGCATTACGACCGGCATCTGGTGCAGCACAATACGGATTTTTACCAGCTGGAAGGCGAATTTTCCAATGATAACAAAACAGATTTGATCCAGTTGAATTATATGCCAAACAAAGGGAAAAAACTGTTCATCAATAAGGCAGAGCAGGATAAGCTCTCCATAGTGGTTGGGCGCTATCCCGTAGTGACGTTGACCCCGGAAGATGGAGAAATTACAACCGGTCCACCGGCCGTGCGACGGAAATATATCAACAAAATGATGTCCCAGGCGTCATCGGATCATATGGAAAATCTTATTCAACTCGGCAAGGTGCTGGATCAGCGGAATGCGATTCTGCAGGATGCGGCTGATTCCAATGCGGGCAAAGTGGATGAAACGCTTATCTCCGTCTATGATGATCAACTCATCACAGAGGCCGCAAAAATCGAAAAAGCTCGGCAGGAATTCTTCGAAAATTTCCGGGCGCTTTTCCAGACGGTGTATGAATCATTAAACGGTCTGGAACGGTCGGTTCAGATTCGCTTTTCCCCATCGGTGGCATATGAAAATGATGACCAGTTCGACTCCGAGTTCCGGGAGGCACTGGATCGGCGGAGAAATCAGGAGTTAGCCTTTCGTCGAACCATGGTCGGCCCCCAGAGTGACGTGATCGATCTCTATATGGATGGGAATAGTTTGAGAGAGTACGGGTCCCAGGGTGAGCACAAAATTATCCTGATCGGACTGAAACTGGCGGAGGGTCGCTACATCGCTAACGCCAAGAACCAGTCACCGATTTATCTGTTCGACGATCTGTTCGCAGAACTGGATATTCAGCGGAGTCAGCGAATCCTGAGTGCGCTGGACGATCGGGGACAGATGCTCATCACCTCGACGGACCTGAGTGATGTCCGGCAGCACGGAATCGACATCTCTGGAGAAGGTATTAAAGTTTTTGATATGGAAGAGTTCAAAAGCCAGGGAGCCGCGGCATGA
- the dnaN gene encoding DNA polymerase III subunit beta, whose protein sequence is MRFSVEKAVLHSAIQQVAKVAPARSTLPILNCILFTAEENKLILRTTDLEITMQTIIPVMVEEEGQVAIPARFIGDITGELPETELHFSMDEGLQVELDTEFGDYNIAGKDPEEFPALPSMDEEQTVEMENDILNRLIDKSAFAVSKDELKPALTGVLFQFRPSDTRAVATDGHRLVRCIRQDAGSQNFQGDVIIPTKFLNIVSSNIKSSEGQTRLQVGENHVKVEFDDSVVYTRIIDERFPDYDSVIPSDNDKEVLADIDEMLSTLKRVNIFANKSTHQVTLNFDNNKLTVATDNPENNASAQEELNVQYTSEALTLGFNANYVMDILRHLDTKEAIIKLKSPISAGLIYPSEQEQDEDITMLLMPIRLNE, encoded by the coding sequence ATGCGTTTCTCAGTTGAAAAAGCAGTTTTGCACAGCGCCATCCAGCAGGTCGCGAAAGTCGCACCGGCCAGGTCTACGCTTCCTATCCTGAATTGCATCCTTTTTACGGCGGAAGAGAATAAACTGATCCTGCGGACGACCGATCTTGAAATCACCATGCAGACAATTATTCCTGTGATGGTAGAGGAAGAAGGTCAGGTCGCAATTCCAGCGCGATTTATTGGTGATATTACAGGCGAGCTGCCTGAGACCGAATTACACTTCTCCATGGATGAGGGGTTACAGGTTGAACTGGATACGGAATTCGGCGATTACAATATTGCCGGGAAGGATCCGGAAGAATTTCCGGCGCTGCCCTCAATGGACGAAGAGCAGACCGTGGAGATGGAAAACGACATCCTGAACCGGCTAATAGACAAATCAGCTTTTGCTGTTTCCAAAGATGAATTAAAGCCGGCACTGACGGGGGTTCTCTTTCAGTTTCGGCCGTCTGATACAAGAGCCGTTGCCACGGACGGGCACCGGCTAGTCCGTTGCATTCGCCAGGATGCCGGATCACAGAACTTCCAGGGCGACGTAATTATTCCCACAAAATTTCTGAATATTGTCAGCAGTAATATTAAATCCTCCGAGGGACAAACCAGATTACAGGTCGGCGAAAATCATGTGAAGGTAGAATTTGACGACTCCGTTGTGTATACACGGATTATCGATGAGCGCTTCCCGGATTACGACAGTGTCATTCCGTCTGATAATGACAAGGAAGTGCTGGCGGATATCGACGAGATGTTGTCGACGCTGAAGCGAGTGAATATCTTCGCAAATAAGTCGACACATCAGGTGACATTGAATTTTGATAATAATAAACTGACTGTTGCCACGGATAACCCGGAAAATAACGCATCGGCTCAGGAAGAGTTAAACGTGCAATATACCAGTGAAGCGCTCACCCTGGGTTTCAATGCGAATTACGTGATGGATATTCTCCGTCATCTCGATACCAAGGAAGCCATCATCAAACTGAAGTCCCCTATTAGTGCCGGTCTGATTTATCCGTCGGAACAGGAGCAGGATGAGGACATCACCATGTTGCTCATGCCGATACGGTTGAACGAGTAA
- a CDS encoding peptidylprolyl isomerase — protein MKLINRCTTIFPGNRTSKSVNKFFLIPLLLLVLSATPMSAQQGLVDGVAAVVENDYILLSEVRQYAQMQAMQMGMNPYNNPQEFNRLKQQVFQSLIDQKIIQAKAEEDSIIIKEHQVEQALQQQIDNMIAQTGSEQALEEALGMSMNEIRNEYREDVRKRLLVEQYQSTKFADLSVSRREVEQFYNTYKDSIPAMPKRVNISHIVLRVRPDKSADSAAVEKLRNLKQQLQSGADFAELAKQHSMDPGSRQQGGDLGFVERGTLVPAFEEAAFALDPGGLSDIIKTDFGYHLIKLEERRGEKIHVKHILLSPQATDQDNQAVIQRLNDLRAEALTGASFDSLAKQHSEDTGAELNSGNLGWFEVPNLQVEKFKQVVDTMKAGDISKPFQTQYGWHIVKLNDMKPGGEVTLDKNWVEIEQMVLRQKQQQEYQKWLSNLRDQFYIDIKISPQNI, from the coding sequence TTGAAATTAATAAACAGATGTACAACAATATTTCCGGGGAACCGAACCAGCAAGTCAGTAAATAAATTTTTTCTCATCCCGCTGCTGTTACTTGTTCTGTCTGCTACTCCGATGTCAGCACAACAAGGACTCGTCGACGGAGTTGCCGCCGTTGTGGAGAATGACTATATCCTGTTGAGCGAGGTCAGGCAGTACGCCCAGATGCAAGCCATGCAGATGGGGATGAATCCGTACAATAATCCCCAGGAGTTTAATCGACTGAAACAGCAGGTCTTTCAGTCGCTCATCGATCAAAAAATTATTCAGGCCAAAGCGGAAGAAGATTCCATTATTATCAAAGAGCACCAGGTGGAACAGGCCCTGCAACAACAGATCGACAATATGATTGCCCAGACCGGAAGCGAACAGGCACTGGAAGAGGCACTGGGGATGTCAATGAATGAAATAAGAAACGAGTATCGGGAAGATGTCCGGAAACGATTACTGGTAGAACAGTACCAATCCACAAAATTTGCGGATCTGTCCGTCAGCCGTCGTGAAGTGGAACAATTTTATAATACTTATAAGGACAGTATTCCGGCGATGCCAAAACGGGTGAATATTTCCCATATAGTATTACGTGTCCGGCCCGACAAAAGTGCTGATTCCGCTGCCGTGGAAAAACTCCGGAATTTAAAGCAGCAACTCCAGTCCGGTGCCGATTTTGCAGAATTGGCCAAACAGCATTCCATGGATCCCGGCTCCAGGCAGCAAGGGGGAGATCTCGGATTTGTAGAGAGAGGCACATTAGTACCGGCCTTTGAAGAAGCGGCGTTTGCGCTTGACCCGGGCGGGCTCTCTGATATCATCAAAACCGACTTCGGCTATCACCTCATCAAATTGGAAGAACGCCGGGGTGAAAAAATCCACGTAAAACATATTTTGCTTTCGCCCCAGGCAACGGATCAGGATAACCAGGCCGTCATTCAACGCCTGAACGATTTGCGCGCAGAAGCGCTGACGGGAGCTTCGTTCGATTCTCTGGCCAAACAGCATTCCGAAGATACCGGCGCTGAACTGAATAGCGGGAACCTGGGATGGTTCGAGGTCCCGAACTTGCAGGTTGAAAAATTCAAACAGGTCGTGGATACTATGAAAGCGGGAGATATTAGCAAACCATTCCAGACACAATACGGCTGGCACATTGTAAAACTGAATGATATGAAACCTGGTGGAGAAGTCACCCTGGATAAAAACTGGGTAGAAATAGAACAGATGGTCCTTCGCCAAAAGCAACAACAGGAATACCAAAAATGGCTCAGTAACCTCCGGGATCAGTTTTACATAGATATAAAAATCAGCCCCCAGAATATATAA
- a CDS encoding peptidyl-prolyl cis-trans isomerase, with product MCKRGIVFLLAAALLWSCDQNEPSKNYLARVDDTYLTRDDLKFLSIIDPDGKIPEAQLQGFLNDWIDTEILAQQALKHDLDQDPYLKNRLESFKKKLLADTYIRYNIYTSLKVSEQEIREYYEEHKQVFMWEHDAAEVTHYFAANEDTARQVYNILSNGTAEEKTLLYQKNRPDTKVVTGGDMVQELQDAVFGTRASGVLRPVESDFGYHVLVVQQRFQAGTYQTLEQVRDEIRERLLVTEQKQHYYEVLDSLKGVIDFEINKQMYNNISGEPNQQVSK from the coding sequence ATGTGTAAGAGGGGGATCGTTTTTCTCCTCGCCGCTGCGCTCCTTTGGTCCTGTGACCAGAATGAGCCCTCGAAGAATTATCTAGCGCGGGTGGATGACACCTATCTTACCAGAGATGATCTCAAATTTCTGTCAATTATTGACCCTGACGGTAAAATTCCCGAGGCCCAGTTGCAGGGATTTCTCAATGACTGGATTGATACGGAAATTTTAGCTCAGCAGGCATTGAAACACGATCTGGATCAGGATCCGTATTTAAAGAACCGGCTGGAGTCCTTTAAGAAAAAACTCCTCGCCGATACCTACATTCGGTATAATATCTACACCTCGCTCAAAGTCAGCGAACAGGAGATCCGGGAGTATTACGAGGAGCACAAACAGGTCTTCATGTGGGAGCATGATGCCGCCGAGGTGACTCATTATTTTGCGGCAAATGAGGATACGGCACGTCAAGTTTACAATATTTTGAGTAACGGGACCGCAGAAGAAAAAACCCTCCTGTATCAGAAAAACAGGCCGGACACCAAGGTTGTGACCGGCGGTGATATGGTACAGGAATTACAGGATGCTGTCTTTGGCACTAGGGCCAGCGGCGTATTACGGCCGGTGGAATCGGACTTTGGCTATCATGTACTTGTGGTCCAGCAACGCTTTCAGGCCGGAACCTATCAGACACTTGAACAGGTCCGGGACGAAATCCGGGAGCGGTTGCTCGTAACCGAGCAAAAACAGCATTATTATGAAGTTTTAGACAGCCTTAAGGGAGTGATTGATTTTGAAATTAATAAACAGATGTACAACAATATTTCCGGGGAACCGAACCAGCAAGTCAGTAAATAA
- a CDS encoding peptidylprolyl isomerase: MMVSCGQKGPGPAAVIDGESISGEYFLSTRSSNFSEVASDRQVEQLESFYHTVLRAYDAEQQGMDERDEVQNEIHGKQRRIKVSQLYEAYVVDSVITDEMIRQTYENMDERRHIRHILIADSTTSRSQDRSPEEAEELAKTVKQKIESGELTFEEAVLEYSTGQAVADTGDLGTVRWGQMVGSFQEAAWDLPLNTLSDPVKTRYGYHLIEVLDVDTLDRGTFEEERAQIEERLQRARRQQLGQRTRATLEKIKEETNFSSNPEAIKNNVAQLVKVYTQMSDTGSEPTYNEMVAQIDYQPIGTLGDGEITKDQFRKMLNTITNEKSRIMQNENFLMQMVNRILQEEYISMYADEYGIENYSDTEYKLRWEKDQVLDTYYLENSVLRDFPPANDSLRAFYEKMKADKYSEPSEVHVREIYVSDKETADEVRSKLDAGAEFNELASQYTERPEFKETGGDLGWFTTDRYGAIGKKATAMEIGSVEGPLQVGTGWSIIKLLDRNKGETHPYEEIKGTVKQDYIDMYRPKLIEKNLKNLEQKYGSEIYYSVLDNV; encoded by the coding sequence ATGATGGTTAGTTGTGGTCAAAAAGGGCCGGGACCGGCTGCTGTTATTGATGGAGAGTCGATTTCGGGAGAATATTTTTTATCTACCCGAAGCAGCAATTTTTCTGAGGTGGCCAGCGACCGGCAAGTGGAACAGCTCGAATCGTTTTATCATACGGTGCTTCGGGCGTACGATGCTGAACAGCAGGGAATGGATGAGCGGGATGAAGTGCAGAATGAAATCCATGGCAAGCAGCGGAGAATCAAGGTCTCCCAGCTATATGAGGCGTACGTTGTGGACAGCGTGATCACAGATGAAATGATTCGGCAGACCTATGAGAATATGGATGAGCGCCGACACATTCGACACATCCTGATTGCTGATAGCACAACCAGTCGTTCTCAGGATCGCAGCCCGGAGGAAGCTGAAGAATTGGCGAAAACCGTTAAACAAAAGATAGAATCCGGTGAGTTGACATTTGAGGAAGCGGTGCTAGAATATTCAACGGGACAGGCTGTGGCCGATACCGGAGATCTCGGAACCGTTCGCTGGGGCCAAATGGTGGGAAGCTTTCAGGAAGCCGCCTGGGATCTCCCGCTCAACACACTCTCCGATCCGGTAAAAACCCGCTACGGTTATCACCTGATCGAGGTGCTTGATGTTGATACGTTAGACAGAGGAACGTTTGAAGAGGAAAGAGCCCAGATCGAAGAACGGCTTCAGCGGGCCCGGCGCCAACAACTTGGGCAGCGGACCCGGGCGACACTCGAGAAAATCAAGGAAGAAACGAACTTTTCCTCTAATCCGGAAGCGATTAAAAATAATGTTGCACAGCTGGTTAAAGTCTACACCCAGATGAGTGACACGGGTTCTGAGCCGACATACAATGAAATGGTTGCGCAGATCGACTATCAGCCCATTGGGACCTTAGGGGACGGTGAAATTACGAAAGATCAGTTTCGGAAGATGCTGAACACCATTACCAATGAAAAATCCCGAATAATGCAGAATGAAAACTTTCTGATGCAAATGGTCAATCGGATCCTGCAGGAAGAATATATTTCGATGTATGCCGATGAATACGGAATCGAAAACTATAGCGATACCGAATACAAACTTCGCTGGGAAAAAGACCAGGTCCTGGATACCTACTATTTGGAAAATTCCGTGTTGCGGGATTTTCCGCCGGCAAATGATTCGCTTCGGGCTTTCTATGAAAAGATGAAAGCGGATAAGTACTCCGAGCCGTCGGAGGTCCATGTCCGGGAAATCTATGTGAGTGATAAAGAGACGGCGGATGAGGTTCGGAGTAAACTCGATGCCGGCGCCGAGTTCAATGAGTTGGCTTCTCAGTATACCGAACGACCTGAATTCAAGGAAACCGGCGGTGATTTAGGTTGGTTTACGACAGACCGTTACGGGGCCATCGGAAAAAAGGCCACTGCCATGGAAATCGGTAGCGTTGAAGGGCCGCTCCAGGTTGGCACGGGTTGGTCAATTATCAAATTACTGGACAGGAACAAGGGGGAAACCCATCCGTATGAAGAAATCAAAGGCACGGTCAAACAGGACTACATTGATATGTATCGTCCGAAACTAATTGAAAAGAACCTGAAAAACCTGGAGCAGAAATACGGGAGTGAAATTTATTACTCGGTACTTGATAATGTGTAA